The proteins below are encoded in one region of Asticcacaulis excentricus CB 48:
- a CDS encoding YaiI/YqxD family protein — MPVTLYIDADACPVKEETYKVASRYGLRTVVVSNSYIQIPKSPLIARMIVDAGPDIADDWIAEQATAHDVVITNDIPLAGRVLAKGAYAIAPNGRAFTPDSIGAALSQRALMEHIRSTGEITGGPPPFSAANRSQFLQTLDQVVVKARRLSL, encoded by the coding sequence GTGCCCGTCACCCTCTATATCGACGCCGATGCCTGTCCGGTAAAAGAGGAGACCTATAAGGTCGCCTCTCGCTATGGCCTTCGCACCGTCGTGGTGTCAAACAGCTATATCCAGATCCCCAAATCACCCCTGATCGCGCGCATGATCGTCGATGCGGGACCGGACATTGCGGACGACTGGATCGCCGAACAGGCGACTGCGCATGACGTTGTGATCACCAACGATATTCCGCTAGCCGGGCGGGTTCTGGCGAAGGGGGCCTATGCCATTGCCCCTAACGGTCGCGCCTTTACGCCCGATTCCATCGGCGCGGCCCTGTCGCAGCGGGCCCTGATGGAACATATCCGCTCGACCGGCGAAATCACCGGTGGCCCGCCGCCCTTCTCCGCTGCCAATCGTTCGCAGTTTCTGCAAACCCTCGATCAGGTGGTGGTAAAGGCGCGCCGTCTGAGCCTCTGA